One window from the genome of Balaenoptera musculus isolate JJ_BM4_2016_0621 chromosome 3, mBalMus1.pri.v3, whole genome shotgun sequence encodes:
- the FNDC9 gene encoding fibronectin type III domain-containing protein 9, with amino-acid sequence MNIEVGNVSYTGAVISWSSSEPCLEDYYHIMYRPNWNSIFSGYLRYSFHHEEKVPRTISSAVLQHLNPSTLYFLCVSCKKILFPYRHYCTMFHTLDKSPLAAGSSLVDPQISLWVLMAILLACFTAVLAFICLQFWCIRCHEPRWSYRAGLMEEANGLVRWPEEAPGLGQGEEDLQGLPLVEVPRKHSGADAEPEAAAAEQDAPDVGALQREGGAHPAALPPFGE; translated from the coding sequence ATGAACATCGAGGTTGGGAACGTTTCTTATACGGGAGCCGTCATTTCCTGGTCGTCCTCGGAGCCCTGCCTGGAGGACTATTACCATATTATGTACAGGCCCAACTGGAACAGCATCTTCTCTGGCTATCTTCGCTACAGCTTCCACCACGAGGAGAAGGTGCCTCGAACAATCAGCTCCGCGGTGCTGCAACACCTCAACCCTTCCACTCTCTACTTCCTGTGCGTCAGCTGCAAGAAGATCCTCTTCCCCTACAGGCACTACTGCACCATGTTCCACACCCTGGATAAGAGTCCACTGGCTGCTGGAAGTTCCCTGGTGGACCCCCAGATCTCCCTTTGggtgctgatggccattctgctgGCCTGCTTCACGGCAGTCTTAGCCTTCATCTGCCTCCAGTTCTGGTGTATCCGTTGCCATGAGCCTCGATGGTCTTACAGAGCCGGCCTCATGGAGGAAGCCAATGGCCTGGTGAGATGGCCAGAGGAGGCCCCGGGTCTGGGTCAGGGGGAGGAAGACCTGCAGGGGCTCCCCCTGGTGGAAGTGCCACGCAAGCACTCCGGAGCTGACGCGGAACCAGAAGCCGCAGCGGCCGAACAGGATGCCCCCGACGTGGGTGCCCTGCAGAGGGAGGGCGGTGCTCATCCTGCCGCACTGCCTCCTTTTGGGGAGTga